Proteins encoded in a region of the Podarcis muralis chromosome 2, rPodMur119.hap1.1, whole genome shotgun sequence genome:
- the LOC144326988 gene encoding taste receptor type 2 member 40-like: MPSSQIIAFLVVVIDMALCGFISNSFITAVMVAEWAKCRTLDAKEQLLLSMGTSSICATVLMIPAITTYYLKLEFNHITMRMIHVFVSCVIFFRYWLLAWFCVFYCIKIVNGTHSLFLWCKLRISHLVPWLLAVSLAASLLFSVYAFHNISVQHQSTTTANVTNMTQGHSWLETGSSLQLFFLITGSSCPLLVTLLCSIMVVASLCRHIYNMTGKGASFRSRQTEAHIKAAGTVLSFLIIYVAFYMAHLLIVFRYFEKSEQRFGSIMCSVVQVMCPSAHGILLVFVNPKLKQAATQILSGAKP, from the coding sequence ATGCCTTCTTCCCAAATCATTGCCTTTCTGGTGGTTGTAATCGACATGGCCCTCTGTGGGTTCATCTCCAATAGCTTTATAACTGCAGTGATGGTTGCTGAATGGGCTAAATGCAGGACCCTCGATGCCAAGGAACAACTTCTTCTGTCCATGGGAACGTCCAGTATCTGTGCCACAGTTTTGATGATTCCAGCAATAACAACTTACTACTTAAAGTTGGAGTTCAACCACATAACGATGAGAATGATTCATGTCTTTGTAAGCTGTGTCATATTCTTCCGATACTGGCTCCTTGCCTGGTTCTGCGTCTTCTATTGCATCAAGATAGTGAACGGCACCCACTCCCTCTTCCTTTGGTGCAAGCTGAGGATATCACATCTGGTGCCCTGGCTTCTTGCAGTATCTCTAGCTGCCTCCTTGCTCTTTTCCGTCTATGCATTTCATAACATTTCAGTGCAACATCAGAGCACCACAACAGCCAACGTAACAAACATGACTCAAGGACACTCATGGCTAGAAACTGGCAGTTCTTTACAACTCTTCTTTTTAATTACTGGTTCAAGCTGTCCCCTTCTTGTGACTTTACTTTGCTCCATCATGGTTGTGGCCTCGCTCTGCAGACATATCTACAATATGACAGGTAAAGGAGCCAGTTTCAGGAGCCGCCAAACAGAAGCTCATATCAAGGCAGCTGGGACAGTGCTCTCCTTCCTGATCATTTATGTCGCTTTTTACATGGCACACCTATTGATTGTATTTCGATACTTTGAAAAATCAGAACAGAGATTTGGTTCAATAATGTGTTCAGTGGTGCAGGTAATGTGCCCCTCTGCTCACGGTATCCTCCTGGTGTTTGTTAATCCCAAACTCAAGCAGGCAGCTACCCAGATTCTTTCAGGAGCAAAGCCTTAA